Proteins encoded together in one Labrus mixtus chromosome 18, fLabMix1.1, whole genome shotgun sequence window:
- the hhipl2 gene encoding HHIP-like protein 2 — MTSTRDAALHPSGAGCASLRTASAAPRSFKRTTSLPQFIPILLVMLLVPVQPASAHPQCLDFEPPFKPLWHLEFCTQYEEFGCCDQKTDNVIAERYWDIIDQLEVSGDELCADMLKEIMCQECSPYAAHLFDAEDPYTPVRELPGLCFGYCSEFHGKCRHVVKYLTENRLLRDTSGRDASTFCSLVDLSDQDYCYPNVLKSQDLNSNLGRVVEDPRGCLQLCLMEVANNLRNPVSMLHAGDETHRMFIAEQVGFVWVYLHDGSRLERPFLDLSGEVMTTQWLGDERGFLGMAFHPEYRDNGRFFIYYSIQVNSKLDRVRISEMKVSADMNVADPHSERVVLEIDEPAANHNGGQLLFGLDGYLYIFTGDGGKAGDPFGKYGNSQNKSALLGKVLRIDIDGRDSSGKPYRIPPDNPFIRDPDARPEVYAYGVRNMWRCSVDRGDQVSRYGRGRIFCGDVGQNRYEEIDIIEKGGNYGWRAKEGFECYDMKLCQNSSLNDVLPIFAYSHHVGKSVTGGYVYRGCESPNLNGLYIFGDFMSGRIMALEEDKTSGSWKERSVCMGDTKTCSFPGLINHHHKFIISFAEDEAGELYFLATSYPSAMSPFGTVFKFMDPSRRAPPGKCKQKPLPVKVRGKKVPFVPRELTVLDTDEKPTRPPPRTFKLPTKPPVTRSQMKSTTTAASVTTATTTTTSTTLKPKWKSVDKKARRENKLKPWKRKKVAAKPQTKKNSLGKAQPKKTAVVKPARDKPKPKNNQTSTADFKSNALQTPDVLKENKGRKVPPRRGAQKPNRQDKNSITLRDPPRVFNAVLNTTKSEGGVKTNRTMQNKLQGKS, encoded by the exons ATGACGAGTACGCGGGATGCTGCGCTCCATCCAAGCGGAGCCGGCTGCGCGTCTTTACGCACGGCATCAGCAGCTCCGCGCTCATTCAAAAGGACCACGAGCCTTCCTCAGTTTATCCCGATCCTGTTAGTGATGTTGCTCGTCCCGGTTCAGCCAGCATCAGCTCATCCTCAGTGTCTGGACTTCGAGCCACCCTTCAAACCTCTGTGGCACCTGGAGTTCTGCACGCAGTACGAGGAGTTTGGATGCTGCGACCAGAAAACGGACAACGTGATCGCAGAGAGATACTGGGACATCATCGACCAGCTGGAAGTTTCCGGTGACGAGCTCTGTGCAGACATGCTGAAGGAAATCATgtgtcag GAGTGCTCTCCGTATGCCGCCCACCTGTTTGATGCCGAGGACCCGTACACGCCCGTCAGAGAGCTTCCTGGCCTTTGCTTTGGCTACTGCTCCGAGTTCCACGGTAAATGTCGCCACGTGGTTAAATATCTAACCGAGAACCGGCTCCTGCGGGACACCTCAGGGCGAGACGCGTCCACGTTCTGCAGCTTAGTCGACCTCTCCGACCAGGACTACTGCTACCCCAACGTCTTGAAGAGCCAAGACCTCAACAGCAACCTGGGCCGGGTGGTAGAGGACCCCAGAGGCTGTCTGCAGCTGTGCCTGATGGAGGTGGCGAACAACCTCAGGAACCCCGTGTCGATGCTGCACGCCGGCGACGAGACGCACCGCATGTTCATCGCCGAGCAGGTGGGCTTCGTTTGGGTTTACCTGCACGACGGGAGCCGGCTGGAGCGGCCCTTCCTGGACCTGAGCGGGGAGGTGATGACCACGCAGTGGCTGGGGGACGAGCGGGGCTTCTTGGGCATGGCCTTCCACCCCGAGTACAGAGACAACGGGCGCTTCTTCATCTACTACTCCATCCAGGTCAACAGCAAGCTGGACAGAGTCAGAATCAGTGAGATGAAGGTGTCGGCCGATATGAACGTGGCCGATCCTCACTCAGAGAG GGTCGTTCTTGAGATCGACGAGCCGGCCGCCAACCACAACGGAGGTCAGCTGCTATTTGGCCTCGATGGATATTTGTACATCTTCACCGGAGACGGAGGGAAAGCCGGGGATCCATTTGGGAAGTACGGCAACTCACAAAACAA GAGCGCTCTGCTGGGAAAAGTTCTCCGCATCGATATAGATGGAAGAGACTCCAGCGGGAAGCCTTACAGAATCCCCCCCGATAACCCGTTCATCAGGGACCCGGACGCCCGTCCAGAGGTGTACGCGTACGGGGTGAGGAACATGTGGCGGTGCTCCGTGGACCGCGGGGACCAGGTCAGCCGCTACGGCAGAGGCAGGATATTCTGCGGCGACGTCGGTCAAAACCGCTACGAGGAAATCGACATCATTGAGAAGGGAGGAAACTACGGATGGAGAGCCAAGGAGGGCTTCGAGTGCTACGACATGAAGCTGTGCCAGAACTCGTCCCTGA ACGACGTCCTCCCCATATTCGCGTACAGCCACCATGTTGGGAAGTCGGTGACGGGAGGGTATGTGTACAGAGGATGTGAATCGCCCAATCTGAACGGCCTCTACATTTTCGGCGACTTTATGAGCGG TCGCATCATGGCGTTGGAGGAAGATAAGACGAGCGGCAGCTGGAAGGAGAGGAGCGTCTGTATGGGCGACACAAAGACATGCTCTTTCCCCGGACTCATCAACCATCACCACAAGTTCATCATCTCGTTCGCTGAAGATGAAGCAG gggaACTTTACTTTCTGGCCACTTCGTACCCGAGCGCCATGTCTCCTTTTGGAACGGTTTTCAAATTCATGGACCCGTCCAG GAGAGCTCCTCCGGGGAAATGTAAGCAGAAGCCGCTGCCCGTCAAAGTGAGGGGGAAAAAGGTTCCCTTCGTGCCCAGAGAAC TGACCGTGCTGGACACCGATGAAAAACCTACCAGACCACCACCGAGAACATTCAAGCTGCCCACCAAACCACCAGTGACTCGCAGCCAGATGAAATCGACGACGACTGCAGCCAGTGTCACCACGGCAACGACGACGACAACGAGCACcactttgaagccgaaatggaAATCTGTGGATAAGAAGGCGAGGCGGGAAAATAAGTTGAAACCgtggaagagaaagaaagtggcGGCTAAGCCTCAAACGAAGAAGAACTCTTTGGGGAAGGCTCAGCCAAAGAAGACCGCCGTGGTCAAGCCGGCGAGAGACAAACCGAAAccgaaaaacaatcaaacatccACGGCGGACTTCAAAAGCAACGCTCTGCAAACCCCCGACgtgctgaaagaaaacaaaggacgCAAGGTTCCCCCGAGGAGAGGGGCTCAGAAGCCGAACAGACAAGATAAAAACAGCATCACGTTGAGAGATCCTCCGAGGGTGTTCAACGCCGTCCTGAACACGACGAAGAGCGAGGGCGGCGTGAAGACGAACAGAACGATGCAGAACAAACTTCAGGGGAAAAGCTGA
- the marc1 gene encoding mitochondrial amidoxime-reducing component 1 has translation MDLRHLVVDALSQNKKAAMLLGGAGVAVLGLGLGYKYLRKTEKVFRVGVVSQLLIHPLKSGKAVSLALAECQKTGLKFGELQDRHWLVVSEDGHMVTGRQEPRLVLVSLTCEGAHVCLNGPNMEELRFPVKTPDNAVINCRVFSADIQGRDCGDEASRWLTRYLGEEKTFRLVHFEEQMRGRRPMESKPQFPQFEVAFSDEAPVMLLSESSVNDLSSKLEKDVTVERFRPSIVVSDCEAYSEDSWEEIQIGSVRLQRVMSCGRCLFTTVDPETGVINRKEPLETLKSYRLCDPSETHIYKKSPLFGQLHAVKKTGILQVGDVVYKISR, from the exons ATGGACCTGAGACACCTGGTTGTGGACGCGCTGTCCCAGAATAAGAAAGCCGCCATGCTGCTCGGCGGAGCCGGCGTCGCTgttctcggtctcggtctcggttaTAAATATCTCcgaaagacagaaaaagtgtTTCGTGTGGGCGTCGTGTCGCAGCTCCTCATTCACCCCCTGAAGTCTGGGAAAGCGGTCTCTCTGGCTCTGGCGGAGTGTCAGAAAACTGGGCTGAAGTTTGGAGAGCTGCAGGATCG GCACTGGCTGGTGGTGTCGGAGGACGGTCACATGGTCACGGGGAGACAGGAGCCCCGCCTTGTGCTCGTGTCTCTGACCTGCGAGGGCGCTCATGTCTGTCTCAACGGGCCCAACATGGAGGAGCTGCGATTCCCCGTCAAGACGCCCGACAACGCCGTCATCAACTGCAG AGTCTTCAGCGCTGACATTCAGGGACGGGACTGCGGCGATGAAGCGTCTCGCTGGCTCACTCGTTATCTGGGCGAAGAGAAAACCTTTCGCTTGGTGCACTTTGAAGAGCAGATGAGGGGCAGGAGGCCGATGGAGAGCAAGCCGCAGTTCCCGCAGTTTGAG GTGGCGTTCTCCGATGAGGCCCCGGTGATGCTGCTGTCCGAGTCGTCTGTGAACGACCTCAGCAGCAAGTTGGAGAAGGACGTGACGGTGGAGCGCTTCCGCCCGAGCATCGTCGTCAGCGACTGTGAGGCGTACAGCGAG GACTCATGGGAGGAGATCCAGATTGGCAGCGTGCGACTGCAGCGTGTGATGTCGTGTGGACG gtgtCTTTTCACTACAGTCGACCCTGAGACGGGAGTCATCAACAGGAAGGAGCCGCTGGAGACCCTGAAGAG CTACCGTCTGTGCGACCCGTCCGAGACACACATCTACAAAAAGTCTCCGTTGTTCGGACAGCTGCACGCCGTGAAGAAGACGGGCATCCTGCAGGTCGGCGACGTCGTGTACAAGATCAGCCGCTGA